One genomic window of Aethina tumida isolate Nest 87 chromosome 3, icAetTumi1.1, whole genome shotgun sequence includes the following:
- the LOC109600368 gene encoding ras-related protein Rab-39B, with amino-acid sequence MVEPIFDYQFRLILIGDSTVGKSSLLKYFTDGKFAELSDPTVGVDFFARLIEVKDGTRIKLQLWDTAGQERFRSITKSYYRNSVGALLVYDICNRDTFEHIPIWMAEARRHIEPHRPVFALVGCKADLVSNGKEREVSKEEAKAFADQHGLFNVETSAKNGMNVEEAFRSVTQEVYNRILTGEYKVEDGWDGIKNGFARPNGMDLNLIEAESAKSSCC; translated from the exons ATGGTAGAGCCAATATTCGATTATCAATTCCGATTGATATTGATAGGAGACAGTACCGTTGGCAAAAGTTCTTTGTTAAAATACTTCACTGATGGGAAATTTGCTGAG CTTTCTGATCCAACTGTAGGTGTAGACTTTTTTGCTCGACTGATTGAAGTGAAGGATGGGACTAGAATAAAGCTTCAACTATGGGACACTGCTGGTCAGGAAAGATTCCGATCCATTACGAAGTCCTATTATAGAAATTCTGTTGGTGCATTACTAGTTTATGACATATGTAACAGGGACACTTTCGAACATATACCCATATGGATGGCAGAGGCTCGTAGACACATTGAACCACATAGGCCAGTTTTCGCATTAGTTGGATGCAAAGCAGACTTGGTTAGCAATGGAAAAGAAAGGGAGGTATCAAAAGAAGAAGCAAAGGCATTTGCCGATCAACATGGGTTGTTTAATGTAGAAACATCAGCTAAAAATGGTATGAATGTGGAAGAAGCATTCAGATCTGTCACACAAGAAGTATACAATCGGATTTTAACTGGGGAATACAAGGTGGAGGATGGTTGGGATGgtattaaaaatggatttgCTAGGCCAAATGGAATGGACCTCAATCTAATTGAAGCAGAATCTGCTAAATCATCTTGTTGTTAG
- the LOC109600367 gene encoding facilitated trehalose transporter Tret1, giving the protein MAKIFQYLAAFSICIGALCTGILIAWTSNIGPKLKDGDLNDLEFTDTDFSIFGAMMCLGAACTCIPVGFLLNILGRKLTLFLTVIPFTIGWALLYFASHMAITFVARFILGLAGGSFCIGAPLYNMEIADTKSRGMMGTFFQLFITIGIFFAQVMGYMLSVQAYLIVCAIIPFIFLICFALQPESPVFLVKKEKIEKAEKALKRLRNEDDNIADEMKQLQTNAAKEIEMKGKCKETMSHKATKKATFICMMLMVFQQFTGINAIMFYTETIFSCANIEVNSALQTITVGLVQIIATLVSAVTIDKFGRKLLFLVSTSMMAVGVFLSLIFYIPFVYNISSESANEKLAWFPLIGIWIYIVGFSLGMGPIPWMAAGELVPVEVKPQIAAAAGTLNWFCAFLITLGYPIINEQFKAAIPFIFFFIMCIVCIAFTLIFFIETKNKDFNEIYQELGGD; this is encoded by the exons ATGGCGAAGATATTCCAATATTTGGCGGCGTTTAGCATTTGCATTGGAGCACTGTGTACAGGTATTTTGATCGCATGGACATCCAATATTGGACCAAAATTGAAAGATGGCGATTTGAATGATTTGGAATTTACGGACAcggatttttcaattttcggaGCAATGATGTGTTTAGGTGCCGCCTGCACATGTATTCCCGTAGGGTTCCTGCTCAATATATTGGGGCGGAAGCTGACCCTGTTTCTCACAGTCATTCCTTTCACTATAGGATGGGCTTTGCTCTATTTTGCTAGCCACATGGCCATAACGTTTGTTGCAAGATTTATCTTGGGACTGGCCGGTGGATCATTTTGTATCGGGGCGCCGCTTTATAACATGGAAATAGCCGACACGAAGAGCAGAGGAATGATGGGCACCTTCTTTCAACTGTTCATAACTATTGGGATATTTTTTGCCCAAGTTATGGGATATATGCTTTCTGTTCAAGCATATTTAATAGTGTGTGCCATAATTCCGTTCATCTTTCTGATATGTTTCGCCTTACAACCCGAATCACCAGTTTTCCTAGtcaagaaagaaaaaatagaGAAAGCCGAAAAAGCACTAAAAAGATTGAGAAATGAAGATGACAATATTGCCGACGAAATGAAGCAGTTACAGACGAACGCAGCCAAAGAAATCGAAATGAAAGGCAAATGTAAGGAGACTATGAGTCATAAAGCGACGAAAAAAGCAACATTTATCTGTATGATGTTGATGGTCTTCCAGCAATTCACTGGCATAAATGCTATCATGTTTTATACTGAAACTATCTTCTCTTGTGCAAATATCGAAGTGAATTCAGCATTACAGACCATCACAGTGGGACTTGTTCAAATTATAGCTACTTTGGTATCAGCTGTCACAATCGACAAGTTTGGAAGAAAATTACTCTTCTTGGTTTCAACTTCCATGATGGCGGTTGGGGTCTTTCTGTccctcatattttatataccttTCGTTTACAACATAAGCAGCGAATCAGCAAATGAAAAACTAGCATGGTTTCCtctaattg GTATATGGATTTACATCGTCGGCTTCTCGCTGGGCATGGGCCCGATACCGTGGATGGCGGCTGGAGAATTGGTACCAGTAGAAGTCAAACCACAGATTGCTGCAGCCGCTGGCACATTAAATTGGTTCTGCGCCTTCCTGATTACACTTGGTTATCCCATCATCAACGAACAATTTAAGGCTGCTATACCATTCATTTTCTTCTTCATAATGTGTATTGTTTGCATTGCTTTTACACTCATATTCTTTATTGAGACGAAAAATAAGGATTTCAATGAAATCTATCAGGAATTGGGTGGGGattga